The Deinococcus sonorensis KR-87 DNA window GGGCTGGGTGAACTGCTGGAGCAGCGGGGCCTGAGCTTCGTCGAACACGGCACCTGCATGGCGATGGACCTGCGCCCACCGCTTCGTGAGGTGGCCGTTCCCGCCGACCTGACGCTTCAGTGGGTGATGGATGACCAGACTGAACAGCAGCACGTCCGCGTGATTCGCGACGCCTTCGAGGTGTCGCCGGAGGTGGCGGACGTGCTGGCGCGGCGCTTCACCTACGTGTTCGGCCGGGGACAGGACAGCCCGATGCAGAGCGTGCTGGGCGAGGTGAACGGGCAGCTGGTCGGCTGCGGGTCGCTGTTCCTGGGGGCGGGCACCGCCGGCGTCTACACTGTCGGCGTGACCCCGCTGGCCCGGCGGCGGGGGGTTGGCGCGGCGCTGACCCGTGCCCTGCTGGACCTGGCAAGATGGCGCGGGTTCGAGACGGCCATCCTGCTGTCCTCGGCAGCGGGCCTGAACGTGTACCGCTCGCTCGGTTTCGAGCCGTATGGAGAGATGCGCCAGTACGTCTGGCTGCCGGAGGGCGAGGGCGCCCGCTGAATTCGCCACATCCAGGCTCCGCCGTTCGCTGTCCAGCCCGCCGCGGCTGGTGATCTGCCCGATCCGGGTGCGCGAGTGGACCGGCGACCTCGCAGCCCAAGCTGCGCGCCCAGATCCCACGGCACCAGCCACTGGGCAACGTCGTTGCCGGCGCCACATTCAGGTGCGCTGTCATTGTGGGCGAAGAGGTCGGCTCGGGGAGGTGAATCGAGCCTTCTCCTCTGCGCTGATGGGTCGAGTCAAGGGAGCCCGCACTGCCCTGAGCGTGCCAGACTCCGGATCTCACCCTGAACCTCATCCACCCAGGCCGGATCACTCCTTTGCGGGCACGCCCTTCTCTGGACTTCGGGGAGTCTTCAGGGCCAGTTCGAGCAAGCTTCCCGCTTGGATACGCTTCGCCAGACGGTGCCGCTCGTCAGGGATTTCGGATCCGGGGACCGAGATCCTGAACACCTTCACTGTTCGTGGTCCAGAAGTGTTGATTTGTGGCTCAGCGACGAGGCGTACACCCCTCACCTGGAGGGTATCCTGTCGGGCTTCGCGATGCTCAGCCAGCCCACCTCGGCCCGGCACCCTGCAGGGGGCCAGTGAGCACCCGGCATCTGGAGATCCGTCAGGTGTTGGACGCACTCCAGGCCGCCGGTCTGCACGCCCCCATGAGGAGCGGGTCCGGCAGCACCTGTGTTACCCTGGCCACCAGCGCTGACGGTGCCCTGGACGCGGCAGTTCGGCTGGAACGCCAGCCCCCCGGTTGGTGGGTCCGGGCCGGACCGAGGGTCCGGCTCGCGGTGAGCTGAACAGATTGACCTTCCCTCAAGCCGCGCTCAAGCCGCCTCCATCCGAGTGCAGGGCAGCGGGGCCGGGCGGCGTGAACACTGACGGGGGCGGCTTCCGCAGCCGCCGACCCGCAGTGTTGTTTTTACCCGCCGCGCCAGCCCCGAGGTACCGTATGACCGATCGACCAGAAGAGTCGAGCCCGCCCACCACCGACCTGGACCGTCGCCAGTTTCTGGGCCGGGCTGCCCTGGGACTCGTTGCCGCCACCCTGACGCCCGCGCTGGCCCAGTCGCTGGCCCCCACCGAGAAGCCCTCCACCCCGCCGGAAGAACGCTCGCCCCTCCCGGAAGACCAGCGCGTGGGCTACGCGATTATCGGGCTGGGCGCCATTTCGCTGGGGCAGATGATGCCTGCCATCCGCGAGTCGAAACGCTCCCGCATCACGGCGCTCGTGAGCGGCGACCCGGCGAAGGCGCGGAAGGTGGCGCAGCAGTACGGTGTGGACCCGTCCAGCATCTACACCTACGATACCTTCGACCAGATTCGCGACAACCCGGCGGTGCAGGCGGTCTACATTGCGCTGCCGAACAGCATGCACCGGGAGTACACCGAGCGGGCCGCGCGCGCCGGCAAGCACGTCCTGACCGAAAAACCCATGACTGTGTCGCCAGAGGACGCGCAGGCCATGATTGATGCCTGTGCACGCGCCGGCGTGAAACTGATGGTGGCGTACCGCGCGCACTTTGAGCCGCGCCACGTGGAGGCGGCCCGGCTCACGCAGGCGCACGCGTTCGGGCGACCCAAAATCATTCAGGGTGAGTTCGTGCAGAACATGGGCGACCCGGAACAGTGGCGCCTGAAGCGGGCGCTGGCCGGCGGGGGCGCCCTGCCGGACATCGGTCTGTACCCGCTCAATTTCGCCAGCTACGTGCTGAACGAGCAGCCGAGTTCGGTGGTGGCGAACATCTACAGCACGCCCGGAGACCCGCGCTTCCGGGAGGTGGAGGAGTCGGTGGGCTTCAGCCTGCGCTTCCCCAGCGGCGTGCTGGCGCAGATCAGCACCAGCTACGGGGCGCACCGCTCGGGCCGCTTCCGGGTCATGAGCGAGCGTGGCTGGACGGACCTGAACCCAGCCTTCCAGTACGAGGGCAACCAGTTGTCGGTGGGGCGTCGGGTGGGTCAGCAGGAGGGCACTGAGCAGCGCACCGTCGAGAACAAGAACCAGTTCACGCTGGAGGTGGACCACTTCTCTCAGGCGGTCCGAGAGCACACGCCCCTCAAGACGCCAGGCGAGATGGGTCTGCAGGATCACAGGATCATGGCCGCCATCTACCGCAGCGCCCAGGAGGGCCGGTCCATCCCGTTGGATGGCTAGACCTGTCAGCACAACCGGGCGGTGGCTGGGCGCGGCTGCACGATGTGGCGGCGCTCCTGCCGATCGCCCGGGCCGCGACTGCCCGGAACGCGGCTTCCGACGGCGGCCGTTCGCCCCGCAGGTTCAGGCGGTGCGTGACCGTCCAGCTCCACGGCCCGGCGGTGACCGGCGGTGGGTGGTCCACCTGGTCGACGTCCAGAGGCATCAAAGTGTGTGCCATCAGCCGTCCGGAAACAGATGTTGGGTGCAGCAGGTGAGCCTTCTTTCCGTCTGCCCCGGTCAGGTCAGCATTGGATGCGTGGTCTTCGGCGGCTCAACCTGAGACGGCGCTGCATGGTGACTTTGGGAGCTGTGCCGGGTGTGCCTGCCCGAGGACCGTCAGCGTACCGGGGCCAGTGGCAGCATCCACCCGCCGAAGCCGCCCGCTTTTGGACAGGCTAGGTGGGTATGGCGTGCACCTGGGATGCGTCCTGACGGGCGGGGCTCGGTGGCCGGTGAGCCGAGTCCGCCTCTCCCCTCTCGGACCGCCGCGCCGATGACTGCAGGACAGGGGTGGACCTGTGGACGGCTCTGGTCGCCGCGATGCATGGCCATGCGCTGAGCGGAATGGTAGAGCGCTCTGTACTCGTCGCCTGTACGTGGCGTCTCCTCGTCCGGCCTGCCACCGGGCGGGTCAAGTCATGGAGGTCGGGCCGCTGCAGCGACGCCTCACAGGTTTCCAGCGCAGGTTCACGCCGGCGGCCTCATATGTAGGGTGGTGCTGCGCACTGAGAGTTCCGTGCTGGGCATCTGTGGCGTCAGTTGACGGTTCAGCGGGCTCACCGGAGTGGCCAGCGCGGCAGTTCGTGGTGGCGACGGTCACCTGCCGAATCCGCTTGACGGCCTGGATGTTCCCTCGGCCGGGTCAGGGCTTCTGGAGCCTTCCTCTGCTGTGCACTCAGGGGCGTCTTGAGCATCAGCGGCCTACGGTTCATCCAGCGTCATGACATGAGGCGGCTGAAGATGCACTTCGGCCGGCAACGCGACAGGAGGGTACGCCTCACTTTTATTTGCCACCAGAGCCGGGAGCGGACGCATAAGCCTGCTCATCGCGGCCTGACGCGCTGAAGATAACTGCTGGATGGCTGGGCACACTTTCAAAGGTATGAAATTTCAGCTGTGCATAATTTCGTGTATTTATGTCGGTGGTGGGTGTTGTACGGATGGGCTGGGTGGTGTCGGTCTGTGCCAGATGGTCTTGGTGTTCGCCCAATCCCACTTTTGCAGATACGTAATTTCAGCGGTGCGAAAGAGACAGCATCCTGTTGTTTGGGGCTATTCCGTGTTGTGCCCACCCGCACCTCATCGAGCTCTAAGTGCCGGTGTTTGTCTGGACGTACTTTCGTACATAAATAATTTCAGCTGTGCACAATGCTAAGGCGATGTTGTTCTATACATTCATACGCGCGGAATTACAGTTGTGCAAAATTGCATATTTTCAGCTGTTCAGCCAGGCGTCCAGCAGCTCGTTGAGCAGCTCCGACACCTCCTTGTCCTCGTCAAGCAGGCGCTTGCGAGCAGCGCGGTACGTCTGGCTCCTAAGGAGCACGGTGACCTGCTGGTAATTGGGATCTGAGCGCTTGCCCGGAGGACGGCCGACCTTCCTGGTCGAGGCTGTCGGCTCAGCCGGCAGGGGAGAGGGGGCCTCCTCCTGCGGGAGCTCCGTCTGTCGCTGCTCTCGCATGGCCCGGAGGTTGGCAAACTTGCTCATCCGCCGACCGCCGCGACGATTTCCCGCGCCGCCGCTTCGTAATCCAGCCACGCGGTCTTGGCCGCCCGGTTTCCACGCACGTCCCGAACCGGAACGCCCTGTGCCGACGCGTGCCGAAACGCGGCCGAATAGCGGACCGAGGCGCGCATGACCGGCAGTCCTTCGGCTTCCAGGGCCACGCGCGCCTCCTGGCCGTCCCGTGATGGGGGAGGTGGCAGCATCGTGAGGAGCACCCGGTACTGACCGCCGAGTTGCTGCAGCGCTTCGGTGGTCTGCAGCAGGGCGTCCAGGCTCATGGCCTCCGGATTGGTCGGCAACACCAGCAGGTCACAGCCGCCCACCAGGTCCTTGAGCTCGTCGGGTGTGGGCCGAGCGCCGGTATCGATTACGATGTGCTCGTACTGCCGGCTGAACTTCATCGCCTGCCCTTCCGGAATCACCTGGAAGGGCAGGCCACCCTGGCTGGCCCACAACGTCGCGCTGCGGTTTGCATCGCCATCGACCAGCATCGTGGGGGCCAGGGTCTGCAGATACGTCGCCAGGTGAATGGCCGTGGTGCTTTTTGAAATGCCGCCCTTGTAGCCGGCCACGGTAATGATCATGTCGCTTACTGTACTCGACTTTCACAATGTCGAAATTCTGTAATTCTGCACATGCAAAAGACTGAAATTTCATACAGGGGAGAGGGGAGACCTCGTCTCGACGTCAGCCGACCGAACGAGCCCCGAAGCTGAAGGAGCGACGGGACCCGTCTTGGCCTCATCCTCGCCCACTCCACCTTCGCGTGCTGGTCCAGAACAAGAGCAGTCCTCGTCCACATGGAGCGGGTCCAATCCCCTTCACCCACCCGAGCCGAATGGAAGGCACCGTCGATCAGATGAATCGCCCTCAGCGCGCGGAGAGGGCCAGGCAGAGATGCAGGGCCGCGTCCAGGTTCAGCAGCCCCGCTGGCGCCGGTCCACCCGCCACTCGCGTGAAGCGCACGGTGCGGATCTGCTCCGAAGGCTCTCGTCGAGCAGGGTGTCGGCGGCTCGATGCACCCAGAAGTCGTAACGGCGGCTCACGTTGCTGGTCATGGGCCCGACCATGATGCCCCCAGCCACGAACCGCTCCACGGTGCGGTTCTGACGCTCGGCGCTGACGATGATGGCGGCGCGGCGCCTGCTCGCCTCACTGGGGCGGCATCAAGGTCGACCCGGGAGCGGTCGCCGCGGCGCGTCCGCGCGGATTTCCACGCGCCGCGTCCCGGAGGGCTGCCTCACCACCGGCCACTTCGGAGGCGGTTCAGCGAACGAGCGCTCCAGGTCCCGGTCATGAAGCAGCTGAGGGGCCTGCGCCACCACGTCCGGGCGGAGGCGCAAACCACGCCCTTCCTGGTATAGAGCGAGTAACTCCGGCGGGCACGCATTGAGACCGCTCCTGATCGCCCCAGCGGCGAGACGCCTTCTCTAGAAGATCAGCGGAAGCACAGTGGAGCAACACGAGTGCCCTGATCGGTGCAGGAAACGGCTCCATTGAGAGGGTGGTGCGGCGAGCGCCAGATCGTCGCGGCCTGACCTCGCCCCCTTCCCCTTGTCTCGTTCGGTCCACTGCCTGGGCGTCCTTGCCCCGGTGTGGGGCTCAGGACCGCTGGCCGCGCTCGTCGTCGACGGCACGCCGCGCCGGACGCGGGCGCGTGCCACCTGGCGTGGGACGCCCTTCCAGTTCGGCCAGCACCAGCGCCACCGCCCGCTCCAGTTGCGGATCGTGTCCGTCGGCCACCGCCCTGGGCGTCAGCTCGACCTCGATGTCCGGAGCAACCCCTTCGTTCTCCACTTCCCAGGCCCCCTCCGGACTGAAAATCGCCAGCCGCGGTGAGGTGACGGTGCCGCCGTCCCGCAGGGCCGGGTAATCGTAAATGCCGATCAGGCCGCCCCAGGTGCGTTTGCCCACCACCGGGCCCAGGCCACGCCGCCGAAAGAACAGCGGCAGCGCGTCCCCACCCGACCCGGCCAGCTCATTGATCACCATCGCTTTCGGGCCGGGAATCGAGGCGTTCGGGCTGGCGAACGGATGCCCTTCGCGGGTCGCCCAGTAGCTCAGCAGCGGCCGGTCCAGCAGGTCGACCACGTAATCCGCCACCGAGCCGCCACCGTTGAAGCGCTCGTCCAGCACCACGCCCTGCTTGCCGAGCTGAGAGAAGTAGTCGCGGTTGAAGGCGTCGTAGCCCCATTTGGCCGTGTCGGCCATGTAGATGTACGCCACCCGGCCCGCACTGAGCGCGTCGACCCGCCGCCGGTTGTCTTCCACCCACGACCAGTGCCGCAGCCGCACCTCGCTGTCGACGGGCCGCACCGTGACCGTGCGGGCGTCCGCGTCGTCCGGCGTCGGGGAGACGCGCAGCTGCGTCACCCGGTCGGCCGTCTGCGCGAACAGTTCGTAGACGCTCTGGTCGCTGCGCAGCGGGCGGCCATTGACGGCCAGCAGGTACTCCCCCGGCCGCACGTTCACGCCCGGCTCGGTCAGCGGCGCGCGCAGTTCCGGGCGCCAGTTGAGGCCCTGATAGATGCGGCTGATCCGGTAGTGCGCGCCCTCCACCTCGAAATCGGCGCCCAGCAGGCCGGTGCGTTCCGGCACGGCCTTGGGCACGTCGCCGCCGCCGACGTAGGCGTGTCCGGCCACCAGTTCCCCCGCCAGCTCGGCCAGCAGGAAGTTCAGGTCCTCGCGGTGCCCCAGGTGCGCCAGAAATGGCCGGTAGCGCTCGGCCACCTGCGCCCAGTCCAGCCCGTGCATGTCCGCGTCGTAGAAGTAGTCGCGGTGGATGCGCCAGGCCTCCTGGAACATCTGGCCCCACTCGGCCAGCGGGTCCACGCGCAGCACCGCGCCGCTCAGGTCCAGCTGGCCGTCCTCGGGCGTGGGCGCGGCCTCGACCGGCACGATGGCGTAGCGGGTGGGCGTGCCGCTGGCGTACAGCAGCTTCCGCCCGTCGGCACTGACCCAGGCGTCCTGAACCCGCTCCAGGAACAGCGTGCTGGTCCGTGTCTTCACGTCGTAGCAGTGCAGCGCGAAGTGCTCCGGGCCTTCTGGCACGTCGTCCTGGCGCGCGGGGCGTTCCAGGTAGAACAGGCGGCCCTGCGCGACCTGCAGCCGGCGGTAATCTCCGGGCGGCGTCGGCAGGGCCAGGATGCGCTGAGACAGCCCGTCCAGGTCCACCCGCACCGGCTCCGGCGCGGCGGGACCGTCCGGCGACGCGGGGTCCACCGCGCCGCCTGGGGTGGGTGCCGGGCGTTCCTCGTCACTCTCCGGAGCGAGGGGCGACGGATCGATGTGCCGCAGCACCGCGACGTACAGGTGACGGCGGACCCGCCGTTCGTACGACGACATGTCGAGCCAGCCGGTATTCAGGCCGTAATTGACGCTCGCGGCGAAGTACAGCAGCCGTCCGTCCGGGCTGAAGCGGGCGCTGACCGCGTCGCTGGTCCCGTCGCTCAGCTGATGCGCCTCCCCGCGGGCGAGGTCGTACAGGTACACGGCCCGCAGGTGGTTGGGCAGGCGCTTGGTGTACGCGAGCCACTGGCTGTCCGGGGACCACGCCGGGTCGAGGCTGCGCTCCGGGTGGTCGTACGTGTCGGTGTCCAGCCGCGTGACCTCCCCGCTGTCCAGCTGCACCACCGAGAGGTTCAGGGCCTTGTCGGTCAGCGCGATCCGCGTTCCGTCCGGCGACCACAGCGGCGCGTGGTAGAAGGTGGGCCCCGGCAGGGGATAGCGGCGCTGCACCGCGCCCAGCTGATCGGCGACCACCAGCCGGTACTCGCCGCCTTCGTCTGACAGGTAGGCGACCGCGCGCCCATCCGGCGACCACGCCGGGTCTCGGCACACCACCGCGGAGTTGCTGGTCAGCATCCTCACGTCGCCCTTGCTGGCCGGCACCGTGAAGATCTCGCCGCGCGCCGCGAAGACCGCCCGCACCCCGGTCGGGGAGAGCCCGCTGGCCGTGATGAACTCCGCGGCCGGTACCTGGCGCACCTGCGTGGCGGGCCGGTCCGCGGCCAGTGAGATGTGCAGCGCCCGGCCGTGATCCACGCCCGGCGTGAGCAGGTGCAGGCGCCCCCCCTGCTCGTACACCAGCCGGTCCGGTCCCCCCGAGAGCCAGCGCACGTCGAAGTCCTCGTGGTGGGTGACCGGCGTGACGGTGCCCGAGGGTTCGTCGTACTGGAACACATTCACGGTGCCGAGCCGGTCCGACAGGAAATACAGCGTGTCCCCGAGCCAGCAGGGAAAGCTGTCGGTGGCGTTCTCGTGCGGTACCCTTTGTTGCTCGAGGGTTTCGAGGTCCAGCACCCAGATCGGGACGGTCATGCCGCCCCGGTACCGTTTCCAGCTCCACCACGGCTCCCCGAAGGGCGTGTACGCGAGGCGGCGGCCGTCACGCGTGATGGCCCCACGGGCCGCCATCGGCAGGGGCAGCACGTCCGGATGGCCCGCGTCCGGAGCCAGGGTGTACAGCTGCTGAACCCGGCCACTCACCGACCCGCGCGACGAGGCGAACAGCACCCGGCCGTCCGGCGTCCAGCCGCGCACCAGATCGTCGCCGGGATGGAAGGTCAGGCGCCTGGGCCGGCCGCCCGCCACCGGGATCACGTACACGCTCATGCTGCCCGCCGCGGAACTGGAGTACGCCAGGAACTGGCCGTCCGGGGAGAAGGCCGGCGCCACGGTGGACCCGTTCGCGGCCGTGAGGCGCCGGGGCTGGCGGCCCTCCAGGTCGGCAATCCAGAGGTCCCCGGCGTACACGAACGCGAGGTGCTGCGAGCTGATGGCCGGATGCCGGAGGAGCAGCGTCTCGGTGGCGGGAGCGTCGACGGACATGCCTGCATTAGACACCATGGCCAGCGTCTCCCGGCGAGACGTGGGGGTGGCCCGGACCCGGCCGGCACGGCGGCCACCGAACCCTTCGGCCCCGGGCCGCGCTGCCGCCCGCCTGCGCCGGATGACCGTTCACCGCGCGGCTGGGGCCGTCCCTTCCGCCTGGATCGGGGCAGGGGGCCGGGCTCTGGGCGGCACGTCGGATGCCGCCAGCCAGATCAGGCGCAGGACCGCCTGCGTGGCGGCCGGCACCTCCGGGCGGGTGACGGTGCCGTAGGTGCGTTGAACCGGCCAGGGGAGCGGGTGAACGCGGACGCCCTCCGGCACGTTGCTCAGCGCGAGGGACGGCAGAATCGCGAAGCCGAGCTGGCCGGCCACCAGCGCGAAAATGGCGTGCTCGGTCGCGAGGCTGAACGCCGGGGTGAGCCGCACGCCGTGGCGGGCCAGGGCGCCGGGCACCTGCCGGTCGTGCGGGTCACCCAGGTGAATGTACGGGCGGGACCACACGTCCTCGGTGTTCCATCCGGCCGGCGTGACCAGCAGGTAGGGGTCGGCGCCCAGGGTTCGCACCGAGAGGCCCTGGGTCGGCCACACCTGCGTGAGGCCGATGTCCGCTTCGCCGCGCTGCACCGCTTCGTAGACGGCGGGGCGGTCGAGGTGCGCGTCGTTGACCTGGACCTGGACGCCGGGCAGCTGCGCCTGCACGAGGGTCAGGACGCGCGGGATCAGGTGGCGGGCGAGGCTGGGGAAGCTCGCGACGCGCACGACGCCGCTCAGCAGCGTCTCGGCGCGGGCCGCGGCCTCGAATGCCTGAAGCTGGACCAGCAGCTGCTCCGCCATCGGCAGCAGCCGCTCGCCCGCGGCCGTCAGCACCGCCCCACGCTGGCCCCGGTGCAGCAGCGTCACGCCCAGGTGCGCCTCGAGGTGGCGTAGCGCGTGGCTGACCGCCGACTGGGTGAGGTCCAGCTCGACGGCCGCGCCGCTCACCCGGCCGGTCCGGACGGTCGCGACAAAGGCCCGCAGTTGCGTCAGCGTCAGAGCACCCATGAATGAAATTCATGTTACTTGAGCGTGGGTGAGTTGATGCACCACGCCCGTCCCTGGGCTGCGTACCGTGACAGGCACCGTGCTGCACCGACGGAGGTCCCTATGACAGACCGTTTCCCCTGGTTCGCCCGAACCCACGACCTCGCGCTCACCCTGACCGGCTGGCCCAGCGTCACCGGCACGCCCGGCGAACGGGCCTTCGGCCCGCGCCTGCACGACCTCCTGTCCCGCTGGCCCTACTTCCGGGCGCACCCCGACCAGCTGTGGCTCGGCGCCATCCCCGGCAGTGACGCGCAGAACGTGTTCGCGCTGGTGACGGGCACCCACCCCGACACCGTGGTGCTGAGCGGGCATTACGACACGGTCTCCACCGCGGCCTACGGCGACCTCCAGGCACTCGCCACCAAGCCGGATCCGCTGCTCGGCGCCCTGCTGACCCAGCTGGACCGGGCCGACCTCACCGCCGCCGAGCGGCAGGCGCGGGCGGACCTGCAGAGCGGTGACTTCCTCCCCGGCCGGGGCCTGCTGGACATGAAAGCCGGCCTCGCGGCGGGCCTGGCCGTCCTCGAACGGTACGCGCAGCAGCCACCCGAGACGCGGCGCGGCCACCTGCTGTTCATCACCACGCCGGACGAGGAGGGGTTGTCGTGCGGCGCGCGCCGCGTCGCGGAGCAGCTGCCCACCGTGACGGGGACGCGGCGTCTGCGCGTGCGGCTGGGCCTGAACCTCGACGCGACAAGCGCCGCCGGGGACGGCCAGGACGGCCGCGCCATCTACCTCGGCACCGTCGGCAAACTGCTCGTCGGCGCGCTGGTGGTTGGACGTTCCACCCACGCTGGGTACCCGTATGACGGGACCAGCGCGGCGCTGATAGCCGCCGAACTCGTGCGGCGCGTCGAAGGACACCCGGACCTGGCGGACCACGCACACGGCGAGACCGCCCCGCCGCCCGTCTGCCTGGCGATGCAGGATGACCGTACCCAGTACGACGTGACCACGCCCGCCGCACTGTGGTGCGCTTTCAACGTCCTGACGCACCGAAGGCGTCCCGAGGATGTGCTGGGCCAGTTTGTCACGCTGGCTCAGGAGGCCGCCGACGCGGCCCTGCGCACCTCCGCGGACCGGGCGCAGGCGGCCGGCAGCGCGAGCGCCACCGGGCTGGCCCAGCAGCGGGCGCGCGTCCTGACCGCCGCGGACCTCCGGGCGCTGGCCGTGAAACACGCCGGGCCGGCGCGGGTGGCGGCCCTTGAAGCGGCCGTGGTCCCGGGCCCTGACCCGCTCGTGGTCAGCCGCCGCGTGACGCAGGACCTCGTGCACGCCGCTGGCCTCCACGGCCCGCTGATCGTGCTCGGCTTCGCCAGCGTGCACTACCCGCACACGCACGT harbors:
- a CDS encoding GNAT family N-acetyltransferase codes for the protein MTTALPTPTALSLIEGNLVTYWRDLGRFPGFTLRDHPGSFSVTSGVHDALFNAAFAQPCVDVALDVQVDLLLTAMRQVGLPFVYWVLPSAPAGLGELLEQRGLSFVEHGTCMAMDLRPPLREVAVPADLTLQWVMDDQTEQQHVRVIRDAFEVSPEVADVLARRFTYVFGRGQDSPMQSVLGEVNGQLVGCGSLFLGAGTAGVYTVGVTPLARRRGVGAALTRALLDLARWRGFETAILLSSAAGLNVYRSLGFEPYGEMRQYVWLPEGEGAR
- a CDS encoding Gfo/Idh/MocA family protein, whose translation is MTDRPEESSPPTTDLDRRQFLGRAALGLVAATLTPALAQSLAPTEKPSTPPEERSPLPEDQRVGYAIIGLGAISLGQMMPAIRESKRSRITALVSGDPAKARKVAQQYGVDPSSIYTYDTFDQIRDNPAVQAVYIALPNSMHREYTERAARAGKHVLTEKPMTVSPEDAQAMIDACARAGVKLMVAYRAHFEPRHVEAARLTQAHAFGRPKIIQGEFVQNMGDPEQWRLKRALAGGGALPDIGLYPLNFASYVLNEQPSSVVANIYSTPGDPRFREVEESVGFSLRFPSGVLAQISTSYGAHRSGRFRVMSERGWTDLNPAFQYEGNQLSVGRRVGQQEGTEQRTVENKNQFTLEVDHFSQAVREHTPLKTPGEMGLQDHRIMAAIYRSAQEGRSIPLDG
- a CDS encoding ParA family protein, producing the protein MIITVAGYKGGISKSTTAIHLATYLQTLAPTMLVDGDANRSATLWASQGGLPFQVIPEGQAMKFSRQYEHIVIDTGARPTPDELKDLVGGCDLLVLPTNPEAMSLDALLQTTEALQQLGGQYRVLLTMLPPPPSRDGQEARVALEAEGLPVMRASVRYSAAFRHASAQGVPVRDVRGNRAAKTAWLDYEAAAREIVAAVGG
- a CDS encoding S41 family peptidase, with product MSVDAPATETLLLRHPAISSQHLAFVYAGDLWIADLEGRQPRRLTAANGSTVAPAFSPDGQFLAYSSSAAGSMSVYVIPVAGGRPRRLTFHPGDDLVRGWTPDGRVLFASSRGSVSGRVQQLYTLAPDAGHPDVLPLPMAARGAITRDGRRLAYTPFGEPWWSWKRYRGGMTVPIWVLDLETLEQQRVPHENATDSFPCWLGDTLYFLSDRLGTVNVFQYDEPSGTVTPVTHHEDFDVRWLSGGPDRLVYEQGGRLHLLTPGVDHGRALHISLAADRPATQVRQVPAAEFITASGLSPTGVRAVFAARGEIFTVPASKGDVRMLTSNSAVVCRDPAWSPDGRAVAYLSDEGGEYRLVVADQLGAVQRRYPLPGPTFYHAPLWSPDGTRIALTDKALNLSVVQLDSGEVTRLDTDTYDHPERSLDPAWSPDSQWLAYTKRLPNHLRAVYLYDLARGEAHQLSDGTSDAVSARFSPDGRLLYFAASVNYGLNTGWLDMSSYERRVRRHLYVAVLRHIDPSPLAPESDEERPAPTPGGAVDPASPDGPAAPEPVRVDLDGLSQRILALPTPPGDYRRLQVAQGRLFYLERPARQDDVPEGPEHFALHCYDVKTRTSTLFLERVQDAWVSADGRKLLYASGTPTRYAIVPVEAAPTPEDGQLDLSGAVLRVDPLAEWGQMFQEAWRIHRDYFYDADMHGLDWAQVAERYRPFLAHLGHREDLNFLLAELAGELVAGHAYVGGGDVPKAVPERTGLLGADFEVEGAHYRISRIYQGLNWRPELRAPLTEPGVNVRPGEYLLAVNGRPLRSDQSVYELFAQTADRVTQLRVSPTPDDADARTVTVRPVDSEVRLRHWSWVEDNRRRVDALSAGRVAYIYMADTAKWGYDAFNRDYFSQLGKQGVVLDERFNGGGSVADYVVDLLDRPLLSYWATREGHPFASPNASIPGPKAMVINELAGSGGDALPLFFRRRGLGPVVGKRTWGGLIGIYDYPALRDGGTVTSPRLAIFSPEGAWEVENEGVAPDIEVELTPRAVADGHDPQLERAVALVLAELEGRPTPGGTRPRPARRAVDDERGQRS
- a CDS encoding LysR family transcriptional regulator; this encodes MGALTLTQLRAFVATVRTGRVSGAAVELDLTQSAVSHALRHLEAHLGVTLLHRGQRGAVLTAAGERLLPMAEQLLVQLQAFEAAARAETLLSGVVRVASFPSLARHLIPRVLTLVQAQLPGVQVQVNDAHLDRPAVYEAVQRGEADIGLTQVWPTQGLSVRTLGADPYLLVTPAGWNTEDVWSRPYIHLGDPHDRQVPGALARHGVRLTPAFSLATEHAIFALVAGQLGFAILPSLALSNVPEGVRVHPLPWPVQRTYGTVTRPEVPAATQAVLRLIWLAASDVPPRARPPAPIQAEGTAPAAR
- a CDS encoding M20/M25/M40 family metallo-hydrolase, encoding MTDRFPWFARTHDLALTLTGWPSVTGTPGERAFGPRLHDLLSRWPYFRAHPDQLWLGAIPGSDAQNVFALVTGTHPDTVVLSGHYDTVSTAAYGDLQALATKPDPLLGALLTQLDRADLTAAERQARADLQSGDFLPGRGLLDMKAGLAAGLAVLERYAQQPPETRRGHLLFITTPDEEGLSCGARRVAEQLPTVTGTRRLRVRLGLNLDATSAAGDGQDGRAIYLGTVGKLLVGALVVGRSTHAGYPYDGTSAALIAAELVRRVEGHPDLADHAHGETAPPPVCLAMQDDRTQYDVTTPAALWCAFNVLTHRRRPEDVLGQFVTLAQEAADAALRTSADRAQAAGSASATGLAQQRARVLTAADLRALAVKHAGPARVAALEAAVVPGPDPLVVSRRVTQDLVHAAGLHGPLIVLGFASVHYPHTHVEDTPGGEGVRAWVDAQRDRFAEESGHHLAVRPYFAGISDISFLGQAPSPATHAVVTRQTMHPAYCPPRPAHALPFPVLNVGPWGRDYHQTLERVHAPYAFGVLPALLWQLATTPLPSEDAGLEPAGPASTDLDGRVS